The following proteins are encoded in a genomic region of Paralichthys olivaceus isolate ysfri-2021 chromosome 23, ASM2471397v2, whole genome shotgun sequence:
- the asb15b gene encoding ankyrin repeat and SOCS box protein 15b isoform X2 has product MDDLEREGINEELIQFAIQESVQDAFKLPCSVQTHRTEPNSEDFVKIMTAIHKGDVCAVQELSGCVSAFRDSDSRAWLPLHAAAVQPQPEILHAVLQVMVTCTELTLEEQTGDGDTALTLAAEAGLVENVRMLLQHGASPHSTNSRNESPLLIAVRQRSYDMVLSLIMGGAYVEQVCLTKYSAIHEAAKVGCPAILTLLLRHGAKVTGRDGHGVTPLGVAAEYGNTEALDLLIQHGGDVNAQASNGDTVLYDASGSGNLDCINLLLQHGANPNVASYACQLPIHRAAYEGHILALRTLIPITTKRAIRLSGQSPVHSAADGGQVECLELLIQKGYDVSALLHMHISENYGDLRKTPLYFAVSNGDMTCAEMLLAAGARTDLDPLQCILVAIRAERYELVQLLLSYGAEVNCYFRVISNTVFPTGLQYCLRDQVMLRLLLNSGYHADKCFQCCHEDGEEMDSTWTDLHNQVYQIYSQPNVVSFCEFVSVSWLTHLAGSVVKMLLDYVDYVRICPNLRRILETRPEWDEISDILSKPRSLQHLCRLGIRRHMNLRTLNNPEAMAASPFPPGLKSYLTYREYDLYADLSST; this is encoded by the exons ATGGATGACTTGGAGCGAGAAGGtataaatgaggagctgattcAGTTTGCCATTCAAGAGAGCGTTCAAGATGCCTTCAAGCTGCCATGttcagtacaaacacacag GACAGAACCAAACAGTGAAGACTTTGTGAAGATAATGACAGCCATTCATAAAG GtgatgtgtgtgcagtgcagGAGCTGTCAGGCTGCGTGTCTGCCTTCAGAGATAGCGACAGCAGGGCCTGGCTGCCTCTGCATGCTGCAGCTGTGCAGCCGCAGCCAGAGATCCTGCACGCAGTGCTGCAGG TGATGGTGACATGCACAGAGCTGACCCTGGAGGAGCAGACGGGGGACGGGGACACGGCTCTGACTCTGGCAGCAGAGGCCGGCCTGGTGGAAAACGTTAGGATGCTGCTGCAGCACGGGGCCTCACCACACAGCACCAACAGCAGGAACGAGTCTCCTCTGCTCAttg CCGTGAGACAAAGATCGTACGACATGGTTCTATCCCTCATCATGGGAGGGGCCTATGTGGAGCAGGTGTGTCTCACTAAGTACTCGGCCATCCATGAAGCTGCGAAG GTGGGTTGTCCAGCCATCCtgacgctgctgctgcggcaCGGAGCCAAAGTGACGGGCCGAGACGGACACGGGGTGACGCCCCTGGGGGTCGCGGCTGAATACGGCAACACTGAAGCATTGGACCTGCTCATACAGCACG GTGGTGATGTGAACGCCCAGGCCAGCAATGGAGACACGGTCCTGTATGACGCGTCTGGATCTGGAAACCTGGACTGTatcaatctgctgctgcagcacggAGCCAACCCAAATGTGGCCAGCTATGCCTGCCAGCTGCCCATCCACCGAGCCGCATACGAAGGACACATTCT AGCCCTGAGGACTCTCATCCCCATCACCACAAAGCGAGCGATCCGTCTCTCAGGCCAGAGCCCTGTCCACTCAGCAGCTGACGGGGGACAGGTTGAGTGTCTGGAGCTGCTCATACAGAAAGGATATGATGTCAGCGCCCTGCTGCATATGCACATCTCTG AGAACTATGGGGACCTCAGGAAGACGCCTCTGTACTTCGCCGTATCCAACGGTGACATGACATGTGCTGAGATGTTGCTGGCGGCTGGAGCGAGAACCGACCTGGATCCGCTGCAATGCATCCTGGTCGCTATACGAGCTGAGAG GTACGAGCtggtgcagctgctgctgtcctACGGAGCCGAGGTGAACTGTTACTTCAGGGTGATCAGTAacacagtgtttcccacaggCCTGCAGTACTGCCTCAGGGACCAGGTcatgctgcggctgctgctcaACAGTGGATATCACGCTGACAA GTGTTTCCAGTGTTGCCATGAGGACGGTGAAGAAATGGACAGTACCTGGACCGACCTCCATAACCAAGTCTACCAAATTTACAGTCAACCTAATGTCGTCTCA tTCTGTGAGTTTGTGTCGGTGTCGTGGTTGACACACCTGGCGGGCAGCGTGGTGAAGATGCTCCTGGACTACGTCGACTACGTCAGGATCTGTCCCAACCTCAGACGCATCCTGGAGACGAGGCCAGAGTGGGATGAGATCTCTGACATACtga GTAAACCTCGGTCCTTGCAGCACTTGTGTCGATTGGGGATCAGACGTCACATGAACCTCAGGACGCTGAACAACCCTGAAGCCATGGCGGCTTCACCTTTTCCTCCGGGACTGAAGAGCTACCTGACCTACAGAGAGTACGACCTGTACGCTGACCTCTCCTCTACGTGA
- the asb15b gene encoding ankyrin repeat and SOCS box protein 15b isoform X1, with amino-acid sequence MDDLEREGINEELIQFAIQESVQDAFKLPCSVQTHRTEPNSEDFVKIMTAIHKGDVCAVQELSGCVSAFRDSDSRAWLPLHAAAVQPQPEILHAVLQVMVTCTELTLEEQTGDGDTALTLAAEAGLVENVRMLLQHGASPHSTNSRNESPLLIAVRQRSYDMVLSLIMGGAYVEQVCLTKYSAIHEAAKVGCPAILTLLLRHGAKVTGRDGHGVTPLGVAAEYGNTEALDLLIQHGGDVNAQASNGDTVLYDASGSGNLDCINLLLQHGANPNVASYACQLPIHRAAYEGHILALRTLIPITTKRAIRLSGQSPVHSAADGGQVECLELLIQKGYDVSALLHMHISENYGDLRKTPLYFAVSNGDMTCAEMLLAAGARTDLDPLQCILVAIRAERYELVQLLLSYGAEVNCYFRVISNTVFPTGLQYCLRDQVMLRLLLNSGYHADKYIEQKCFQCCHEDGEEMDSTWTDLHNQVYQIYSQPNVVSFCEFVSVSWLTHLAGSVVKMLLDYVDYVRICPNLRRILETRPEWDEISDILSKPRSLQHLCRLGIRRHMNLRTLNNPEAMAASPFPPGLKSYLTYREYDLYADLSST; translated from the exons ATGGATGACTTGGAGCGAGAAGGtataaatgaggagctgattcAGTTTGCCATTCAAGAGAGCGTTCAAGATGCCTTCAAGCTGCCATGttcagtacaaacacacag GACAGAACCAAACAGTGAAGACTTTGTGAAGATAATGACAGCCATTCATAAAG GtgatgtgtgtgcagtgcagGAGCTGTCAGGCTGCGTGTCTGCCTTCAGAGATAGCGACAGCAGGGCCTGGCTGCCTCTGCATGCTGCAGCTGTGCAGCCGCAGCCAGAGATCCTGCACGCAGTGCTGCAGG TGATGGTGACATGCACAGAGCTGACCCTGGAGGAGCAGACGGGGGACGGGGACACGGCTCTGACTCTGGCAGCAGAGGCCGGCCTGGTGGAAAACGTTAGGATGCTGCTGCAGCACGGGGCCTCACCACACAGCACCAACAGCAGGAACGAGTCTCCTCTGCTCAttg CCGTGAGACAAAGATCGTACGACATGGTTCTATCCCTCATCATGGGAGGGGCCTATGTGGAGCAGGTGTGTCTCACTAAGTACTCGGCCATCCATGAAGCTGCGAAG GTGGGTTGTCCAGCCATCCtgacgctgctgctgcggcaCGGAGCCAAAGTGACGGGCCGAGACGGACACGGGGTGACGCCCCTGGGGGTCGCGGCTGAATACGGCAACACTGAAGCATTGGACCTGCTCATACAGCACG GTGGTGATGTGAACGCCCAGGCCAGCAATGGAGACACGGTCCTGTATGACGCGTCTGGATCTGGAAACCTGGACTGTatcaatctgctgctgcagcacggAGCCAACCCAAATGTGGCCAGCTATGCCTGCCAGCTGCCCATCCACCGAGCCGCATACGAAGGACACATTCT AGCCCTGAGGACTCTCATCCCCATCACCACAAAGCGAGCGATCCGTCTCTCAGGCCAGAGCCCTGTCCACTCAGCAGCTGACGGGGGACAGGTTGAGTGTCTGGAGCTGCTCATACAGAAAGGATATGATGTCAGCGCCCTGCTGCATATGCACATCTCTG AGAACTATGGGGACCTCAGGAAGACGCCTCTGTACTTCGCCGTATCCAACGGTGACATGACATGTGCTGAGATGTTGCTGGCGGCTGGAGCGAGAACCGACCTGGATCCGCTGCAATGCATCCTGGTCGCTATACGAGCTGAGAG GTACGAGCtggtgcagctgctgctgtcctACGGAGCCGAGGTGAACTGTTACTTCAGGGTGATCAGTAacacagtgtttcccacaggCCTGCAGTACTGCCTCAGGGACCAGGTcatgctgcggctgctgctcaACAGTGGATATCACGCTGACAAGTACATTGAGCAAAA GTGTTTCCAGTGTTGCCATGAGGACGGTGAAGAAATGGACAGTACCTGGACCGACCTCCATAACCAAGTCTACCAAATTTACAGTCAACCTAATGTCGTCTCA tTCTGTGAGTTTGTGTCGGTGTCGTGGTTGACACACCTGGCGGGCAGCGTGGTGAAGATGCTCCTGGACTACGTCGACTACGTCAGGATCTGTCCCAACCTCAGACGCATCCTGGAGACGAGGCCAGAGTGGGATGAGATCTCTGACATACtga GTAAACCTCGGTCCTTGCAGCACTTGTGTCGATTGGGGATCAGACGTCACATGAACCTCAGGACGCTGAACAACCCTGAAGCCATGGCGGCTTCACCTTTTCCTCCGGGACTGAAGAGCTACCTGACCTACAGAGAGTACGACCTGTACGCTGACCTCTCCTCTACGTGA
- the asb15b gene encoding ankyrin repeat and SOCS box protein 15b isoform X3 codes for MDDLEREGINEELIQFAIQESVQDAFKLPCSVQTHRTEPNSEDFVKIMTAIHKGDVCAVQELSGCVSAFRDSDSRAWLPLHAAAVQPQPEILHAVLQVMVTCTELTLEEQTGDGDTALTLAAEAGLVENVRMLLQHGASPHSTNSRNESPLLIAVRQRSYDMVLSLIMGGAYVEQVGCPAILTLLLRHGAKVTGRDGHGVTPLGVAAEYGNTEALDLLIQHGGDVNAQASNGDTVLYDASGSGNLDCINLLLQHGANPNVASYACQLPIHRAAYEGHILALRTLIPITTKRAIRLSGQSPVHSAADGGQVECLELLIQKGYDVSALLHMHISENYGDLRKTPLYFAVSNGDMTCAEMLLAAGARTDLDPLQCILVAIRAERYELVQLLLSYGAEVNCYFRVISNTVFPTGLQYCLRDQVMLRLLLNSGYHADKYIEQKCFQCCHEDGEEMDSTWTDLHNQVYQIYSQPNVVSFCEFVSVSWLTHLAGSVVKMLLDYVDYVRICPNLRRILETRPEWDEISDILSKPRSLQHLCRLGIRRHMNLRTLNNPEAMAASPFPPGLKSYLTYREYDLYADLSST; via the exons ATGGATGACTTGGAGCGAGAAGGtataaatgaggagctgattcAGTTTGCCATTCAAGAGAGCGTTCAAGATGCCTTCAAGCTGCCATGttcagtacaaacacacag GACAGAACCAAACAGTGAAGACTTTGTGAAGATAATGACAGCCATTCATAAAG GtgatgtgtgtgcagtgcagGAGCTGTCAGGCTGCGTGTCTGCCTTCAGAGATAGCGACAGCAGGGCCTGGCTGCCTCTGCATGCTGCAGCTGTGCAGCCGCAGCCAGAGATCCTGCACGCAGTGCTGCAGG TGATGGTGACATGCACAGAGCTGACCCTGGAGGAGCAGACGGGGGACGGGGACACGGCTCTGACTCTGGCAGCAGAGGCCGGCCTGGTGGAAAACGTTAGGATGCTGCTGCAGCACGGGGCCTCACCACACAGCACCAACAGCAGGAACGAGTCTCCTCTGCTCAttg CCGTGAGACAAAGATCGTACGACATGGTTCTATCCCTCATCATGGGAGGGGCCTATGTGGAGCAG GTGGGTTGTCCAGCCATCCtgacgctgctgctgcggcaCGGAGCCAAAGTGACGGGCCGAGACGGACACGGGGTGACGCCCCTGGGGGTCGCGGCTGAATACGGCAACACTGAAGCATTGGACCTGCTCATACAGCACG GTGGTGATGTGAACGCCCAGGCCAGCAATGGAGACACGGTCCTGTATGACGCGTCTGGATCTGGAAACCTGGACTGTatcaatctgctgctgcagcacggAGCCAACCCAAATGTGGCCAGCTATGCCTGCCAGCTGCCCATCCACCGAGCCGCATACGAAGGACACATTCT AGCCCTGAGGACTCTCATCCCCATCACCACAAAGCGAGCGATCCGTCTCTCAGGCCAGAGCCCTGTCCACTCAGCAGCTGACGGGGGACAGGTTGAGTGTCTGGAGCTGCTCATACAGAAAGGATATGATGTCAGCGCCCTGCTGCATATGCACATCTCTG AGAACTATGGGGACCTCAGGAAGACGCCTCTGTACTTCGCCGTATCCAACGGTGACATGACATGTGCTGAGATGTTGCTGGCGGCTGGAGCGAGAACCGACCTGGATCCGCTGCAATGCATCCTGGTCGCTATACGAGCTGAGAG GTACGAGCtggtgcagctgctgctgtcctACGGAGCCGAGGTGAACTGTTACTTCAGGGTGATCAGTAacacagtgtttcccacaggCCTGCAGTACTGCCTCAGGGACCAGGTcatgctgcggctgctgctcaACAGTGGATATCACGCTGACAAGTACATTGAGCAAAA GTGTTTCCAGTGTTGCCATGAGGACGGTGAAGAAATGGACAGTACCTGGACCGACCTCCATAACCAAGTCTACCAAATTTACAGTCAACCTAATGTCGTCTCA tTCTGTGAGTTTGTGTCGGTGTCGTGGTTGACACACCTGGCGGGCAGCGTGGTGAAGATGCTCCTGGACTACGTCGACTACGTCAGGATCTGTCCCAACCTCAGACGCATCCTGGAGACGAGGCCAGAGTGGGATGAGATCTCTGACATACtga GTAAACCTCGGTCCTTGCAGCACTTGTGTCGATTGGGGATCAGACGTCACATGAACCTCAGGACGCTGAACAACCCTGAAGCCATGGCGGCTTCACCTTTTCCTCCGGGACTGAAGAGCTACCTGACCTACAGAGAGTACGACCTGTACGCTGACCTCTCCTCTACGTGA
- the asb15b gene encoding ankyrin repeat and SOCS box protein 15b isoform X4, whose translation MPSSCHVQYKHTEPNSEDFVKIMTAIHKGDVCAVQELSGCVSAFRDSDSRAWLPLHAAAVQPQPEILHAVLQVMVTCTELTLEEQTGDGDTALTLAAEAGLVENVRMLLQHGASPHSTNSRNESPLLIAVRQRSYDMVLSLIMGGAYVEQVCLTKYSAIHEAAKVGCPAILTLLLRHGAKVTGRDGHGVTPLGVAAEYGNTEALDLLIQHGGDVNAQASNGDTVLYDASGSGNLDCINLLLQHGANPNVASYACQLPIHRAAYEGHILALRTLIPITTKRAIRLSGQSPVHSAADGGQVECLELLIQKGYDVSALLHMHISENYGDLRKTPLYFAVSNGDMTCAEMLLAAGARTDLDPLQCILVAIRAERYELVQLLLSYGAEVNCYFRVISNTVFPTGLQYCLRDQVMLRLLLNSGYHADKYIEQKCFQCCHEDGEEMDSTWTDLHNQVYQIYSQPNVVSFCEFVSVSWLTHLAGSVVKMLLDYVDYVRICPNLRRILETRPEWDEISDILSKPRSLQHLCRLGIRRHMNLRTLNNPEAMAASPFPPGLKSYLTYREYDLYADLSST comes from the exons ATGCCTTCAAGCTGCCATGttcagtacaaacacacag AACCAAACAGTGAAGACTTTGTGAAGATAATGACAGCCATTCATAAAG GtgatgtgtgtgcagtgcagGAGCTGTCAGGCTGCGTGTCTGCCTTCAGAGATAGCGACAGCAGGGCCTGGCTGCCTCTGCATGCTGCAGCTGTGCAGCCGCAGCCAGAGATCCTGCACGCAGTGCTGCAGG TGATGGTGACATGCACAGAGCTGACCCTGGAGGAGCAGACGGGGGACGGGGACACGGCTCTGACTCTGGCAGCAGAGGCCGGCCTGGTGGAAAACGTTAGGATGCTGCTGCAGCACGGGGCCTCACCACACAGCACCAACAGCAGGAACGAGTCTCCTCTGCTCAttg CCGTGAGACAAAGATCGTACGACATGGTTCTATCCCTCATCATGGGAGGGGCCTATGTGGAGCAGGTGTGTCTCACTAAGTACTCGGCCATCCATGAAGCTGCGAAG GTGGGTTGTCCAGCCATCCtgacgctgctgctgcggcaCGGAGCCAAAGTGACGGGCCGAGACGGACACGGGGTGACGCCCCTGGGGGTCGCGGCTGAATACGGCAACACTGAAGCATTGGACCTGCTCATACAGCACG GTGGTGATGTGAACGCCCAGGCCAGCAATGGAGACACGGTCCTGTATGACGCGTCTGGATCTGGAAACCTGGACTGTatcaatctgctgctgcagcacggAGCCAACCCAAATGTGGCCAGCTATGCCTGCCAGCTGCCCATCCACCGAGCCGCATACGAAGGACACATTCT AGCCCTGAGGACTCTCATCCCCATCACCACAAAGCGAGCGATCCGTCTCTCAGGCCAGAGCCCTGTCCACTCAGCAGCTGACGGGGGACAGGTTGAGTGTCTGGAGCTGCTCATACAGAAAGGATATGATGTCAGCGCCCTGCTGCATATGCACATCTCTG AGAACTATGGGGACCTCAGGAAGACGCCTCTGTACTTCGCCGTATCCAACGGTGACATGACATGTGCTGAGATGTTGCTGGCGGCTGGAGCGAGAACCGACCTGGATCCGCTGCAATGCATCCTGGTCGCTATACGAGCTGAGAG GTACGAGCtggtgcagctgctgctgtcctACGGAGCCGAGGTGAACTGTTACTTCAGGGTGATCAGTAacacagtgtttcccacaggCCTGCAGTACTGCCTCAGGGACCAGGTcatgctgcggctgctgctcaACAGTGGATATCACGCTGACAAGTACATTGAGCAAAA GTGTTTCCAGTGTTGCCATGAGGACGGTGAAGAAATGGACAGTACCTGGACCGACCTCCATAACCAAGTCTACCAAATTTACAGTCAACCTAATGTCGTCTCA tTCTGTGAGTTTGTGTCGGTGTCGTGGTTGACACACCTGGCGGGCAGCGTGGTGAAGATGCTCCTGGACTACGTCGACTACGTCAGGATCTGTCCCAACCTCAGACGCATCCTGGAGACGAGGCCAGAGTGGGATGAGATCTCTGACATACtga GTAAACCTCGGTCCTTGCAGCACTTGTGTCGATTGGGGATCAGACGTCACATGAACCTCAGGACGCTGAACAACCCTGAAGCCATGGCGGCTTCACCTTTTCCTCCGGGACTGAAGAGCTACCTGACCTACAGAGAGTACGACCTGTACGCTGACCTCTCCTCTACGTGA
- the lmod2b gene encoding leiomodin-2 has protein sequence MSCFGYRRELSKYEDVDEDELLASLSPEELAELEKELADIDPDANVPIGLRQRDQTDKTSTGTFSREALMKYWESETRRLLEDEIGGGGPKLDEEQEEEEECVTEENSEAEDEKDDVNEKEQTKYKRKEEEEEEQNDDDEEEEEEEEEEDCEEEEEAVTEEEEEEEEEEEEEEEEEEVQEIKSKPEPSKDSGPWAETSTLLKPQRVEPVRLTPPPPPADTNATGNPTVVDETLQRVLSNDPELTEVNLNNIDDISQDTLIRFAEALRSNTHVRLFSLANTHADDPVALAISKMLRENSSITSLNIESNYVTGKGVMALVQALPGNNTLTELRFHNQRHMCGGQVEMEMVKILRENCTLIKLGYQFNLPGPRMSMTGILTRNQDRQRQKRLQEQRQQQQGQQGVTDGAVNPRTTALRGTPGSSPYSSPWSSPKLPRRDLPRKQAPPAPPPPPPPPPPPPPPPPLPPPQKEKTKPTRMIAEVIKAHEAGSKKSTKAKGKKGKKGKQKDETSSILKELKNALRPVSVERRGAEEGSRPSTPMRSAHDQLMESIRSSGMCNLRRVEVPHHLR, from the exons ATGAGTTGTTTCGGGTACAGACGAGAGCTGAGTAAATACGAAGATGTTGACGAGGACGAGCTTCTGGCTTCCCTCAGCCCAGAGGAGCTTGCTGAGTTGGAAAAAGAGCTGGCGGACATTGATCCTGATGCCAACGTGCCTATAGGACTCAGACAGAGAGACCAGACGGACAAGACCTCAACGGGCACCTTCAGCAGAGAGGCCCTCATGAAGTACTGGGAAAGCGAGACACGTAGACTGCTGGAGGACGAAATAGGTGGAGGAGGCCCCAAACtg GAtgaagaacaggaggaggaagaggagtgtgtgacagaagaaaacagtgaagcagaggatgaaaaagaTGATGTAAAtgagaaagaacaaacaaaatataaaaggaaggaagaagaggaggaagaacagaatgatgatgatgaagaagaagaggaggaagaagaagaagaggactgtgaggaagaggaggaagctgtaacagaggaggaggaagaggaagaagaggaagaagaggaggaagaggaggaagaggaggtacaagaaattaaatcaaaacctGAACCCTCAAAAGATTCTGGGCCATGGGCCGAAACCTCTACACTACTAAAACCTCAGAGGGTGGAGCCTGTTAGACtgacccctccccctccacctgcTGACACCAATGCGACCGGAAACCCGACTGTTGTCGACGAAACTCTGCAACGAGTCCTTAGTAACGATCCTGAACTCACAGAGGTCAATCTCAACAACATTGACGACATCTCACAG GACACCCTTATACGATTCGCTGAAGCACTGCGGTCCAACACACATGTGCGGCTCTTTAGTCTCGCGAACACTCACGCCGATGATCCTGTGGCCCTGGCCATCTCCAAGATGCTGAGGGAGAACTCGTCCATCACCAGCCTGAATATAGAGTCCAACTACGTGACTGGCAAGGGTGTGATGGCGCTGGTTCAGGCACTTCCAGGAAACAACACCCTGACTGAGCTTCGGTTCCACAACCAGAGACACATGTGTGGAGGACAG GTAGAGATGGAGATGGTGAAGATTCTGAGGGAAAACTGCACCTTGATCAAGTTGGGTTACCAGTTCAACCTCCCTGGCCCCAGGATGAGCATGACAGGGATCCTCACCAGGAACCAGGACCGCCAGAGACAGAAACGgctgcaggagcagaggcagcagcagcagggccaACAAGGGGTGACAGATGGAGCCGTCAACCCCCGAACCACTGCGCTA AGAGGAACCCCTGGTTCATCACCCTACAGCTCACCTTGGTCCTCACCCAAACTCCCCCGTCGTGACCTGCCAAGGAAGCAGGCCCCACctgctccgcctcctcctcctccgccaccacctccacctcctcctcctccaccgctgCCTCCcccacagaaagagaagacgAAGCCCACCAGGATGATAGCGGAGGTCATCAAGGCACATGAGGCGGGCAGCAAGAAGTCGACGAAGGCCAAGGGGAAGAAAGGCAAGAAGGGCAAGCAGAAAGACGAGACCAGCAGCATCCTAAAGGAGCTGAAGAACGCGCTGAGACCCGTGTcggtggagaggaggggggcGGAGGAGGGCAGCCGGCCTTCCACGCCAATGAGGTCAGCCCACGACCAGCTAATGGAGTCCATCCGCAGCAGCGGCATGTGCAACCTGAGACGG GTGGAAGTCCCGCATCATCTACGATAG